In Primulina eburnea isolate SZY01 chromosome 3, ASM2296580v1, whole genome shotgun sequence, one DNA window encodes the following:
- the LOC140827196 gene encoding nascent polypeptide-associated complex subunit alpha-like protein 1 — protein MTQSQEELLATHLEQQKIDHDEPLIEDDDDDDDEEGDEDDGEGQDDASGRSKQSRSEKKSRKAMLKLGMKSIPGVSRVTVKKSKNILFVISKPDVFKSPNSDTYVIFGEAKIEDLSSQLQTQAAEQFKTPNLTNMVPKTEATIVPQDDEDVDETGVEPKDIELVMTQAGVSRARAVKSLKDADGDIVSAIMELTN, from the exons ATGACTCAATCGCAAGAAGAATTGTTGGCAACTCATCTGGAGCAACAGAAGATTGAT CATGATGAGCCTTTAATTGAGGATGATGACGACGATGATGATGAGGAAGGCGATGAAGATGATGGTGAAG GACAAGATGATGCCAGTGGTAGGTCAAAACAAAGCCGAAGTGAGAAGAAGAGCCGCAAGGCAATGCTAAAGCTAGGAATGAAGTCCATCCCTGGGGTCAGCCGAGTCACTGTTAAAAAGAGCAAGAAT ATCCTGTTTGTCATCTCAAAACCAGATGTGTTTAAGAGCCCAAATTCAGATACTTATGTAATCTTTGGAGAGGCAAAGATTGAGGATTTGAGTTCGCAATTGCAGACTCAGGCTGCGGAGCAGTTTAAGACTCCAAATCTCACTAACATGGTCCCGAAGACTGAGGCAACAATTGTACCTCAGGATGATGAAGATGTTGACGAGACTGGAGTTGAACCGAAGGACATAGAGCTCGTGATGACGCAGGCTGGGGTTTCAAGAGCCAGGGCAGTCAAATCACTCAAGGATGCAGATGGAGATATCGTCTCTGCCATCATGGAGCTCACAAACTAG